The Streptomyces sp. NBC_00670 genome window below encodes:
- a CDS encoding endo alpha-1,4 polygalactosaminidase yields the protein MPHTSHPRSRRRALVGAAAAAALCPLLACTTADASTTASVTLPPVHANFDYQIGEPYTPPAGVKVVSRDHTASPAKGLYNICYVNAFQAQPGTEDEWGDLLLRDGSGKVVYDEDWGEAMLDIRTADKRQRIADRVDSWIDSCADKGFDAVEPDNLDTFDRTNLLSESNAKAFIKLLSTHAHDKGLAIGQKNTAELASAHKEMGTDFAVAEECAEWNECGDYADAYDDHVVVIEYAKANLKKACSQFGDRLSIVLRDVDVSAPGSDGYVRETC from the coding sequence ATGCCCCACACCTCTCACCCACGGTCCCGCAGGCGCGCCCTGGTCGGGGCGGCCGCCGCGGCCGCCCTGTGTCCGCTGCTCGCGTGCACCACGGCGGACGCCTCCACCACCGCGTCCGTCACCCTGCCCCCGGTGCACGCGAACTTCGACTACCAGATCGGCGAGCCCTACACCCCGCCCGCCGGGGTGAAGGTGGTCTCCCGCGACCACACCGCCTCCCCGGCGAAGGGCCTGTACAACATCTGCTACGTCAACGCGTTCCAGGCCCAGCCGGGGACCGAGGACGAGTGGGGCGACCTGCTGCTGCGGGACGGCAGCGGCAAGGTGGTGTACGACGAGGACTGGGGCGAGGCGATGCTCGACATCCGCACCGCCGACAAGCGGCAGCGGATCGCCGACCGCGTCGACTCCTGGATCGACTCCTGCGCCGACAAGGGCTTCGACGCCGTCGAGCCGGACAACCTGGACACCTTCGACCGCACGAACCTGCTCAGCGAGTCCAACGCCAAGGCGTTCATCAAGCTGCTCTCCACCCACGCGCACGACAAGGGGCTGGCGATCGGGCAGAAGAACACCGCCGAGCTCGCCTCCGCGCACAAGGAGATGGGCACGGACTTCGCCGTCGCCGAGGAGTGCGCGGAATGGAACGAGTGCGGTGACTACGCCGACGCGTACGACGACCACGTCGTCGTCATCGAGTACGCGAAGGCCAACCTCAAGAAGGCGTGCTCCCAGTTCGGCGACCGGCTGAGCATCGTCCTGCGCGACGTGGACGTCTCCGCCCCCGGCAGCGACGGCTACGTCCGCGAGACCTGCTGA